From a single Budorcas taxicolor isolate Tak-1 chromosome X, Takin1.1, whole genome shotgun sequence genomic region:
- the CYLC1 gene encoding cylicin-1 yields MLQQKPLLLTLYEGYLFIATPPHLGLGESSKKLWNQQYFTITFPKSSQPGGKKRLRPSEIQITVPRHDKRNLDELQKPAHIWIRHSLRKKFQSPSINLTIMRQASFRHPYTHISHSKKAESKKYKDDKKGTALKKISKKDTGPHEIDEKPERGNKAEKTPSMSSHGSQLSKESKSKSETNPESKDSMPVSIKHQKKEKIYSKDSKEMDFESISTKKYSKSSKNNSDTISETCSKNSSNVDLMVHLGESDAETMEFDMWLKNYSQNNSKKPTKKDAKKDAKGKGSDAESADSKDAKKDAKKDKKGATKDTKKDAKKDTESTDAESGDSKDAKKGKKESKKDKKMDAKKDAASDAESGDSKDAKKDLKKGKKDSKKDDKKKDAKKDAESTDAESGDSKDAKKDSKKGKKDDKKMDAKKDAESTDAESGDSKDAKKDSKKDKKDDKKDAKKDVVSTDADSESEVDAKKSEKDSKKDKKALKKDDKKKSTMKSGESTETESDWESKKVKRDSKKDAKKSAKDTESSGAESDVSSKRYLKKTEMFKSSDAESEESLFKPGPKKRVDESDATSTDSKKNAVEPKRGIKMPSRRTTFKEKGKKIGASRVPPSRERLPLPPCEPILPSPIVKHLCRCQMPPPPLKPRYAPLLQELTRSQTLKYNEKYKRLIEGNTGEKKRKGEQE; encoded by the exons atgCTCCAGCAaaagccactgctccttaccttgtacgaggggtatctcttcattGCCACCCCTCCTCACCTTGGAC TCGGTGAATCAAGCAAAAAATTATGGAATCAACAATATTTCACTATAacatttcccaaatcatcccagccaGGTGGAAAAAAGAGATTAAGACCTTCAGAAATACAAATCACAGTTCCT agacaTGATAAAAGAAATTTAGATGAACTTCAGAAGCCAGCTCATATATGGATAAGGcattctttaaggaaaaaatttcAAAGTCCATCTATTAATTTAACCATCATGAGACAGGCCTCATTCAGACATCCTTATACTCATATAAGCCATTCTAAAAAGGCAGAATCTAAAAAGTACAAAGATGACAAAAAAGGAACAGCTTTGAAGAAAATTTCCAAGAAAGATACAGGCCCACATGAAATAGATGAGAAacctgaaagaggaaataaagcagaaaaaactCCATCAATGTCATCACATGGAAGTCAACTATCTAAGGAGTCAAAGTCCAAATCAGAAACAAACCCAGAATCCAAAGATTCTATGCCAGTTTCAATAAagcatcaaaaaaaagaaaagatatattcaaAAGATTCCAAGGAGATGGATTTTGAATCCATAAGTACAAAGAAGTACTCTAAGAGCTCAAAGAATAATTCTGATACCATATCAGAGACTTGCTCAAAAAATAGTTCAAATGTGGATTTAATGGTACATTTAGGGGAGTCGGATGCTGAGACCATGGAATTTGATATGTGGTTAAAGAATTATTCACAGAATAATTCCAAGAAACCAACAAAGAAGGATgcaaaaaaagatgcaaaagggAAGGGCTCTGATGCTGAATCTGCAGATTCAAAAGATGCAAAGAAAGatgcaaagaaagataagaaggGTGCAACAAAAGACACCAAGAAAGATGCAAAGAAGGATACAGAATCTACTGATGCAGAATCTGGAGACTCAAAGGAtgcaaagaaaggcaagaaagagtcaaagaaagataagaaaatggaTGCCAAGAAGGATGCTGCATCTGATGCAGAATCTGGAGACTCAAAGGATGCAAAGAAGGATTTGAAAAAGGGCAAGAAAGATTCAAAGAAAGATGATAAGAAAAAGGATGCCAAGAAAGATGCAGAGTCTACTGATGCAGAATCTGGAGACTCAAAGGATGCAAAGAAAGATTCAAAAAAGGGCaagaaagatgataaaaaaatGGATGCCAAGAAAGATGCAGAGTCTACTGATGCAGAATCTGGAGACTCAAAGGATGCAAAGAAAGATTCGAAAAAGGACAAGAAAGATGATAAAAAGGATGCCAAGAAGGATGTTGTGTCTACTGATGCTGATTCTGAATCTGAAGTGGATgcaaaaaagagtgaaaaagattcaaagaaagataagaaagctttaAAGAAAGATGACAAAAAGAAGTCTACAATGAAGTCTGGAGAGTCTACTGAAACTGAGTCTGATTGGGAGTCAAAGAAGGTTAAGCGAGATTCAAAGAAAGACGCCAAGAAGAGTGCAAAGGACACAGAGTCTAGTGGTGCTGAATCTGATGTGTCTTCCAAAAGATACCTAAAGAAGACTGAAATGTTCAAAAGTTCAGATGCTGAATCTGAAGAGTCTCTATTTAAACCTGGGCCTAAAAAGAGAGTTGATGAATCAGATGCcacatctacagattcaaagaAGAATGCAGTGGAAccaaaaagaggaatcaaaatgCCATCTCGGAGGACTAcattcaaagaaaaaggaaaaaaaataggtgCAAGTAGAGTTCCTCCGTCAAGAGAAAGACTACCACTACCTCCTTGTGAGCCTATACTGCCATCACCTATAGTCAAACATCTCTGTCGGTGCCAGATGCCTCCTCCACCTCTAAAGCCAAGATATGCTCCTTTG